The following are encoded together in the Flavihumibacter fluvii genome:
- a CDS encoding tRNA-binding protein, translated as MNERKINLHKASYIQKKKLMISWNDFEKVDMRVGTVLEARILAAAKKPAYQLVIDFGTLGIKKSSAQITVLYQPGQLTGKQVIAVVNFPPKQIGNFMSECLVLGIYNENNDVVLLKPERPVANGHKIG; from the coding sequence ATGAATGAAAGGAAAATCAATTTACACAAAGCATCGTACATTCAGAAAAAAAAACTGATGATCAGCTGGAATGATTTTGAAAAAGTTGATATGCGGGTAGGCACTGTACTGGAAGCCAGAATTCTAGCTGCGGCGAAGAAACCGGCCTACCAGTTAGTGATTGATTTTGGAACACTGGGTATTAAAAAAAGCTCCGCACAGATCACTGTTTTATACCAACCCGGGCAGCTTACTGGAAAACAGGTGATTGCGGTCGTAAATTTTCCTCCAAAGCAAATTGGAAACTTTATGAGTGAATGCCTTGTGCTGGGAATTTATAATGAAAACAATGATGTAGTTTTATTAAAACCCGAACGGCCAGTTGCGAATGGACATAAAATCGGATAA
- a CDS encoding DUF4407 domain-containing protein gives MATTTNSPGHDIAGYEAFSGSGNKGTFLWWCAGVHAPTLQEFPTEHPKYNTLGGVLLATFALAALSSGYAFYTIFGKIGWAIGFAVLWGLIIFNFDRFMVATIRKYGISASRQWRVAIPRIVLAIMIGITIARPLELKLFEKEINVKVAANLNTKIKNYNQQQDTIHMARVATVQSERNQLLLRRKSMEDTLLKLQLSYVQEADGTGGSGKRGIESITQLKQNAYQQTAANYGPEFLTLDSTLTAKNVFLAQAGQQLEKEKAAFSKSALENVGFLERNKALHDLSNEEESVYLANLLISLLIIILETAPVLAKLLLPVGPYDISLAKQELVPMTNIERSLIAEQESARSANLSAV, from the coding sequence ATGGCTACAACAACTAATAGCCCAGGGCATGATATTGCCGGCTACGAAGCATTTTCAGGAAGTGGGAACAAGGGAACATTTTTATGGTGGTGCGCCGGGGTGCATGCACCAACTTTGCAGGAATTTCCGACTGAACATCCTAAATATAATACCCTTGGCGGGGTTCTGCTGGCGACTTTTGCCCTGGCTGCACTTTCATCGGGGTATGCCTTTTACACCATATTCGGAAAAATCGGGTGGGCGATCGGTTTTGCCGTTTTATGGGGATTAATCATTTTCAATTTTGACCGGTTCATGGTAGCTACTATCAGGAAATATGGTATTTCTGCTTCCCGGCAATGGCGCGTGGCTATTCCAAGGATAGTTTTGGCCATTATGATCGGGATTACCATTGCCCGCCCGCTGGAATTGAAATTATTTGAAAAAGAGATCAATGTAAAAGTGGCGGCTAACCTCAATACCAAAATAAAAAACTATAACCAGCAACAGGATACTATCCATATGGCCAGGGTCGCAACGGTGCAATCTGAAAGAAACCAGTTACTGCTTCGCAGGAAGTCTATGGAAGATACCCTCCTTAAATTACAGTTATCCTATGTACAGGAAGCCGATGGAACCGGCGGATCCGGAAAAAGGGGGATTGAAAGCATTACCCAGCTGAAGCAAAATGCTTACCAGCAAACAGCAGCAAATTATGGACCTGAATTCCTTACTCTTGATTCAACCCTGACTGCTAAGAATGTTTTTTTGGCGCAGGCAGGCCAGCAATTGGAAAAAGAAAAAGCAGCTTTTAGCAAATCAGCTCTTGAAAATGTAGGATTCCTGGAAAGAAATAAAGCCCTTCATGATTTGTCTAATGAGGAAGAAAGTGTTTACTTGGCCAACCTGCTGATCAGTTTGCTGATTATTATACTCGAAACTGCACCGGTTTTGGCTAAACTCTTATTACCTGTCGGGCCATATGATATCAGCCTGGCTAAGCAGGAACTGGTACCAATGACAAATATCGAACGTTCATTGATAGCAGAACAGGAATCTGCCAGGTCGGCCAATTTATCGGCCGTTTAA
- a CDS encoding prolipoprotein diacylglyceryl transferase — protein MYPNLYFAFRDLFGLEIPGLRFINSFGFFVAIAFLVAAWVLTLELRRKSQSGLLQYEETTIKVGEAASITDLLTNFILGFLLGYKIIGAFVVGPEDPQAFIFSALGSWPAGIITGIFFAGLKWWEKNKQKLAKPEQRKIRIWPQDRVGDIVVFAAIFGFTGAKIFHNLENWTEFIADPIGALLSFSGLTFYGGLICAAVAILWYGKRHQISMRHLCDAAAPALMVAYAIGRIGCQVSGDGDWGIASTHPKPLSIIPDWAWGFKFPHNVINAGVPIPGCTGNYCSELPYAVYPTAFYETLMCLVLFGVLWYFRKKITVPGRIFAAYLILNGIERFLIEKIRVNTKYDIFGFHPTQAELISSLLVIVGLSLWFILPAIALKKQASKV, from the coding sequence ATGTACCCCAATTTATATTTTGCCTTCAGGGACCTGTTTGGACTGGAAATACCCGGACTACGATTCATCAATTCATTTGGTTTTTTCGTAGCTATTGCATTCCTGGTTGCCGCGTGGGTACTCACGCTGGAACTGCGGCGCAAAAGTCAGTCAGGCCTTTTACAATATGAGGAAACAACCATAAAAGTGGGTGAGGCCGCCAGTATTACTGACTTGCTGACCAATTTTATCCTTGGCTTTTTACTGGGATATAAAATTATTGGTGCTTTTGTGGTGGGACCGGAAGATCCCCAGGCATTTATATTTTCGGCCTTGGGCAGCTGGCCGGCGGGTATCATTACCGGAATATTCTTCGCAGGATTAAAATGGTGGGAAAAAAATAAGCAGAAGCTGGCGAAACCCGAACAACGTAAGATCAGGATATGGCCGCAGGACAGGGTAGGGGATATTGTGGTGTTCGCCGCCATATTTGGTTTTACAGGGGCCAAAATTTTTCATAATCTTGAAAACTGGACAGAATTCATAGCTGATCCAATTGGTGCACTGTTGTCTTTTAGCGGACTCACTTTTTACGGCGGATTGATTTGTGCGGCCGTCGCCATCCTCTGGTATGGAAAAAGGCACCAGATTTCCATGCGCCATTTATGTGATGCAGCTGCACCTGCTTTGATGGTTGCATATGCCATTGGGAGAATTGGCTGCCAGGTATCTGGCGATGGGGATTGGGGAATTGCCAGTACCCATCCCAAACCATTGTCCATAATACCTGATTGGGCCTGGGGTTTTAAATTCCCGCACAATGTGATCAATGCCGGGGTCCCGATTCCAGGTTGCACTGGAAATTACTGCAGTGAACTTCCCTATGCTGTTTACCCTACCGCATTTTATGAAACCCTGATGTGCCTGGTTTTATTTGGAGTACTCTGGTATTTCCGGAAAAAAATTACCGTACCCGGACGAATATTTGCAGCCTATTTAATCCTAAATGGTATCGAACGCTTCCTGATTGAAAAAATCAGGGTGAATACCAAGTATGATATTTTTGGTTTCCATCCTACACAGGCCGAACTGATCTCCAGTTTGCTGGTAATTGTTGGCCTTTCATTATGGTTTATATTACCCGCAATTGCACTAAAAAAACAGGCAAGCAAGGTATAA
- a CDS encoding Gfo/Idh/MocA family protein, whose product MPRLSVSRRKFIQNSSLAATGFFIVPRHVLGKGFIAPSDTLNVAGIGAGGKGQGDLAEFFKTKKVNIVALADVDDRASAASRKSFPKAGYYKDFREMLDKEKKNIDAVSISTPDHTHANATLAAMSLGKHVYTQKPLTHDIYEARLLTEAAKRHKVVTQMGNQGGSGDGVRRTKELIDAGLIGDVHTVHAWTNRPVWPQGIPTPTGKFDVPKELNWDLWLGPAQPIEYNPAYLPFNWRGWWAFGTGALGDMACHIMDPVFRSLPIDYPSSVECSVANTWKDMWVEGSFTDSCPPSSIIHLSYPRTDGKGTIKVSWHDGGLLPQRPDELLPEEAFGNWDGGVLFIGTKGKLLADCYGENPRLLPTVKMKETLPAITLPRVPEGHYAQWINACIAGYGKGVTSSPFEYAGPFTESILIGNLAIRSWMYKNPNLKGWNDKYMGRKTLLWDAKNMRITNFEEANQYVKRERRPGWELSM is encoded by the coding sequence ATGCCGCGTTTATCAGTTTCCCGAAGAAAATTTATCCAAAATTCGTCACTTGCCGCTACAGGTTTCTTTATTGTGCCAAGGCATGTACTTGGTAAAGGATTTATTGCCCCAAGTGATACCCTTAATGTTGCCGGAATTGGTGCAGGAGGAAAAGGCCAGGGTGACCTGGCGGAATTTTTTAAGACCAAAAAAGTAAATATAGTTGCCCTTGCAGATGTTGATGACAGGGCGTCAGCCGCATCCCGTAAATCTTTTCCCAAAGCGGGATATTATAAGGATTTCCGCGAGATGCTGGATAAGGAGAAGAAAAACATTGATGCAGTATCTATCTCTACACCAGACCACACACATGCCAATGCAACATTGGCCGCAATGTCTTTAGGTAAGCATGTATACACGCAAAAACCATTGACCCACGATATTTACGAAGCCCGTCTATTGACAGAAGCGGCTAAACGCCATAAAGTGGTCACCCAGATGGGCAACCAGGGCGGAAGTGGTGACGGGGTACGAAGAACTAAAGAGTTAATAGATGCGGGTTTAATAGGTGATGTGCATACGGTGCATGCATGGACCAACCGTCCGGTTTGGCCACAAGGCATTCCGACCCCTACGGGAAAGTTTGACGTTCCCAAGGAATTGAACTGGGATCTCTGGCTCGGACCAGCCCAGCCAATTGAGTATAATCCGGCTTACCTTCCTTTTAACTGGCGCGGTTGGTGGGCATTTGGTACTGGTGCATTGGGTGATATGGCCTGTCATATTATGGATCCGGTTTTCAGGAGCCTCCCTATCGATTATCCAAGTTCGGTGGAATGCAGTGTAGCCAATACCTGGAAGGATATGTGGGTGGAAGGCAGTTTTACAGATAGCTGTCCACCTTCTTCGATTATCCACCTTAGTTATCCAAGGACTGATGGTAAGGGAACTATTAAAGTATCCTGGCATGATGGTGGCTTATTGCCACAAAGACCGGATGAATTGTTACCGGAAGAAGCGTTTGGCAATTGGGATGGTGGTGTATTATTTATCGGCACAAAAGGTAAATTACTGGCAGATTGTTATGGTGAGAATCCCAGGTTACTGCCTACTGTAAAAATGAAAGAGACCCTGCCTGCCATAACGTTGCCAAGGGTTCCTGAAGGCCATTATGCACAATGGATCAATGCCTGTATTGCAGGTTATGGAAAAGGCGTGACCAGTTCTCCATTTGAATATGCCGGACCTTTCACAGAAAGTATCCTCATTGGAAATCTGGCGATCAGGAGCTGGATGTATAAGAATCCAAACCTAAAAGGCTGGAATGACAAGTATATGGGCAGGAAAACATTACTCTGGGATGCCAAAAATATGCGCATTACCAATTTCGAAGAAGCCAACCAGTATGTGAAGCGGGAGAGAAGGCCAGGCTGGGAGCTGAGCATGTAA
- the topA gene encoding type I DNA topoisomerase: protein MAKNLLIVESPAKAKTIEKILGKDFEVKSCYGHIRDLEKDEMGIDIKNQYKPRYIVPDEKEKVVRELKQLAAKSDEVWLATDEDREGEAISWHLCEVLGLDPASTKRIVFHEITKPAIQKAVQNPRTVNMNLVNAQQARRVLDRIVGFELSPVLWRKMSMGSSLSAGRVQSVAVRLIAEREREINAFKQVSHFKVEALFSAKDLNEKIVTFKAEGQKYNDQEGAEKFLNSCIGANYTVADIQVKPGKKSPAAPFTTSTLQQEASRKLGYSVSKTMLLAQKLYESGKITYMRTDSVSLSETAMDAIKQQVGDQFGNRYFQARKFKNKNESAQEAHEAIRPTYMDTLFVDDPDTRRLYELIWKRTMASQMADAELERTIAKIRISTNKEELSASGEVLKFDGFLKVYMEDRDEEDMSEEEGNESMLPPLQVKQELPLKELKATERFNRPAPRYTEASLVKKLEELGIGRPSTYAPTITTILKRGYVEKRDKDGVIRQFRILKLEGSVVTKITDKENTGAEKSKLFPSDLGLVVTDFLNQYFNDVMDYGFTAKIEGEFDDVATGKLEWHKMIDTFYNPFKKDVDNTIENAERIRGERELGIDPVSGKKVVARMGRYGPMVQIGDVNDEEKPRFAKLKSGQSIETISYDEAMELFKLPLTIGEYEGLEVSVNVGRFGPYVKWGEEFVSIPKGEDALTVDMDRAIAIISAKRLADAPIAMYEGAPVTKGKGRFGPFIKWNELYINIPKAYNFDELSQKDCDELIAKKMEKEANRFIRQWPTEKISLENGRWGPFIRFNKKMLKLGRKTDGGKYSEADLADISVDEVKKMIEAEIPGAFTKKAKSAATKKGPAKKPAAKKAAPKKK from the coding sequence ATGGCTAAGAATTTATTGATCGTGGAGTCGCCGGCAAAAGCCAAAACCATTGAAAAAATCCTGGGTAAGGATTTTGAGGTAAAGAGCTGTTATGGACATATCCGTGATCTGGAAAAAGACGAAATGGGCATTGATATTAAGAATCAATACAAGCCAAGGTATATTGTACCGGATGAAAAAGAGAAGGTGGTACGGGAACTGAAACAGCTGGCTGCTAAAAGTGATGAAGTTTGGCTAGCAACGGATGAGGACCGTGAAGGGGAAGCCATCAGCTGGCACCTTTGCGAGGTACTCGGATTGGATCCTGCCAGTACAAAAAGGATCGTATTCCACGAAATTACCAAGCCAGCCATCCAGAAAGCAGTTCAAAATCCCCGTACGGTGAATATGAACCTGGTTAACGCCCAGCAGGCGCGGCGGGTACTGGATCGCATAGTCGGCTTTGAACTTAGCCCGGTTTTATGGCGGAAAATGAGTATGGGCAGTTCACTTAGTGCCGGAAGGGTGCAAAGTGTGGCAGTTCGCCTCATTGCTGAGCGGGAAAGGGAGATCAATGCCTTCAAACAGGTGAGCCACTTTAAAGTGGAAGCCTTGTTTTCTGCCAAGGACCTGAATGAAAAAATTGTCACATTCAAAGCAGAAGGACAAAAATACAATGACCAGGAGGGTGCTGAAAAGTTCCTGAATTCATGTATTGGGGCTAACTATACCGTTGCCGATATACAGGTTAAACCGGGTAAGAAATCACCGGCAGCGCCTTTTACCACTTCTACATTGCAACAGGAAGCCAGCCGGAAGCTGGGCTATTCGGTGAGTAAAACCATGTTGCTGGCACAAAAACTGTATGAAAGCGGTAAGATCACTTATATGCGTACAGACAGCGTAAGCCTAAGTGAAACCGCTATGGATGCCATTAAACAACAGGTGGGTGATCAATTTGGTAACAGATACTTCCAGGCACGCAAATTCAAAAACAAAAACGAGTCAGCACAGGAAGCACATGAAGCCATCCGCCCCACTTATATGGATACCCTTTTCGTGGATGATCCCGATACCCGGCGCTTGTATGAACTGATCTGGAAAAGGACCATGGCCTCGCAAATGGCTGATGCAGAATTGGAAAGGACGATCGCTAAAATCAGGATTTCGACCAATAAGGAAGAACTTTCTGCCAGTGGTGAGGTATTGAAATTCGACGGCTTCCTGAAAGTGTATATGGAAGACCGCGATGAAGAAGATATGTCGGAAGAAGAAGGCAATGAAAGCATGCTTCCGCCATTACAGGTTAAACAGGAGCTGCCCCTAAAAGAATTAAAAGCGACAGAAAGGTTCAACCGGCCGGCCCCCCGTTATACGGAAGCATCCCTTGTAAAAAAACTGGAAGAACTGGGTATTGGCCGTCCATCTACCTATGCACCTACCATAACAACGATCCTTAAACGCGGTTATGTGGAGAAGCGTGATAAGGATGGTGTGATCAGGCAATTCAGGATACTGAAACTGGAGGGGTCTGTAGTTACGAAGATCACAGACAAGGAAAATACAGGTGCTGAAAAATCCAAACTTTTTCCTTCTGACCTTGGATTAGTGGTAACTGATTTCCTGAACCAGTATTTTAATGATGTGATGGATTATGGATTCACTGCAAAAATCGAAGGTGAATTTGATGATGTGGCCACCGGAAAACTGGAATGGCACAAGATGATCGATACCTTTTATAATCCATTCAAAAAGGATGTTGATAATACCATTGAAAACGCAGAACGGATCAGGGGAGAAAGGGAACTGGGTATTGATCCGGTTTCAGGCAAGAAAGTGGTGGCCAGGATGGGCCGCTATGGTCCGATGGTACAGATCGGGGATGTAAATGATGAAGAAAAACCGCGATTTGCAAAACTGAAATCCGGACAGAGTATTGAAACCATTTCCTATGATGAGGCGATGGAGCTGTTTAAATTGCCACTTACGATTGGTGAATATGAAGGACTGGAGGTTTCAGTGAATGTAGGGCGATTTGGACCGTATGTGAAATGGGGGGAAGAATTTGTGTCGATACCCAAAGGTGAAGACGCTTTAACCGTTGATATGGACCGTGCTATTGCCATTATTAGTGCGAAAAGGTTGGCTGATGCGCCTATCGCTATGTATGAAGGTGCGCCGGTTACCAAAGGCAAAGGGCGGTTTGGGCCATTTATTAAATGGAATGAGCTGTATATAAATATCCCTAAAGCCTACAATTTTGACGAGTTGTCTCAAAAAGATTGTGATGAACTGATTGCTAAAAAAATGGAAAAGGAAGCCAATCGTTTTATACGCCAATGGCCAACCGAAAAAATTTCACTTGAAAATGGTCGCTGGGGGCCATTTATCCGGTTTAATAAAAAAATGCTCAAACTGGGTAGGAAAACCGATGGTGGTAAATATTCAGAAGCAGACCTTGCGGATATTTCCGTTGATGAAGTGAAGAAAATGATTGAGGCTGAAATTCCCGGCGCTTTTACAAAGAAAGCAAAATCTGCGGCTACCAAGAAAGGGCCGGCAAAGAAGCCGGCAGCTAAAAAAGCAGCACCTAAAAAGAAATAG
- a CDS encoding methylated-DNA--[protein]-cysteine S-methyltransferase translates to MYSSYYQSPLGILRITATDTYIKEIHFCRDEEMPASFEPATLTPLLQLCTEQLIGYFQGVRRIFELPVHQEGTPFQQKVWTELTAIPFGKTISYLDLARKLGDPKVIRAAATTNGKNKIAIIVPCHRIIGSNREMVGYAAGIWRKKWLLQHELKIAHGVQTLF, encoded by the coding sequence ATGTATTCTTCCTATTACCAATCTCCATTGGGTATTTTGCGGATAACTGCTACCGATACTTATATTAAAGAAATCCATTTTTGCAGGGACGAGGAAATGCCGGCTTCATTTGAACCAGCAACACTCACACCATTATTACAGTTATGTACCGAACAGCTGATCGGGTATTTTCAGGGAGTGCGACGTATTTTCGAATTGCCCGTACACCAGGAGGGAACACCGTTTCAACAGAAAGTATGGACTGAATTAACTGCTATTCCATTTGGGAAAACAATTTCTTACCTCGACCTGGCCAGGAAACTAGGCGATCCCAAAGTAATCAGGGCCGCAGCTACCACTAATGGCAAAAATAAAATCGCCATTATAGTTCCCTGCCACAGGATCATTGGCAGTAACCGTGAAATGGTTGGCTATGCCGCTGGTATTTGGCGCAAGAAATGGCTCTTGCAACATGAGCTAAAAATTGCACATGGTGTGCAAACACTTTTTTAG
- a CDS encoding transglutaminase-like domain-containing protein has product MEETREISALFHLIDDPDDEVFTTVSDRIISMGTSIIPNLELLWETTPDEAVQERIELLIHRLHYCDLVQDFIRWKKLPEPDLLGGALLVARFQYPDLHVNTVLQDIEKMRRNIWLELNSYLTPLEQTNVLTTILYNYYQLKGGEIAYTEPNDFLLNKVLDTKKGNAMSNGILYLVLSDLLDIPIRAVPIPRQFILAYFDLDNTQWSQLSLNPAEQIQFYIDPMSGQVFTQKDVETYFRRISVPATASFFKPLDNIRIIQMLLEELAKCFETGKNAYKQDELLQLASILGE; this is encoded by the coding sequence ATGGAAGAAACCCGCGAAATATCAGCCCTTTTTCATCTGATCGATGATCCCGATGATGAAGTTTTCACCACGGTAAGTGACCGGATAATTTCTATGGGAACCAGTATCATCCCCAACCTGGAGCTCCTTTGGGAAACGACACCTGATGAAGCAGTACAGGAACGTATTGAATTATTAATTCACCGTTTGCATTATTGTGACCTCGTACAGGATTTTATCCGCTGGAAAAAATTACCTGAACCAGATCTGCTTGGCGGAGCATTATTGGTAGCCCGGTTCCAATACCCGGACCTGCATGTGAACACGGTATTGCAGGATATAGAAAAGATGCGCCGCAATATCTGGCTTGAATTGAACAGCTACCTGACACCATTAGAGCAGACCAATGTGTTGACCACTATTCTTTATAATTATTACCAGCTGAAAGGTGGTGAAATCGCCTACACAGAGCCGAATGATTTCCTGCTTAATAAAGTATTGGATACAAAAAAAGGGAATGCTATGAGCAATGGCATTCTTTACCTTGTTTTAAGTGACCTGTTGGATATTCCTATCAGAGCTGTACCCATTCCCAGGCAGTTTATCCTGGCTTATTTTGACCTCGATAATACGCAATGGAGCCAACTTTCACTTAATCCGGCTGAACAGATCCAATTTTACATTGATCCGATGAGCGGACAGGTGTTTACCCAAAAAGATGTAGAAACTTATTTCAGGAGGATATCTGTTCCTGCAACTGCTTCCTTTTTTAAGCCTTTGGATAATATCCGGATCATCCAGATGTTACTGGAAGAACTGGCTAAGTGTTTTGAAACAGGGAAGAATGCTTACAAACAGGATGAACTCCTTCAGCTTGCAAGCATTCTTGGCGAATAA
- a CDS encoding BrxA/BrxB family bacilliredoxin: MYPAEIVLPMKEELTEEGFVEMLSADEVDKQMSQQGSTLVVINSVCGCSAGTARPGVLMAVHNSAKKPDHLTTTFAGFDLDAVKKIREHLLPYPPSSPSIALFKDGQLVHFIERHQIEGRSAQMIAHNLIAAFEQYC, translated from the coding sequence ATGTATCCAGCAGAAATAGTACTTCCGATGAAGGAAGAATTAACAGAAGAAGGTTTTGTCGAAATGCTTTCAGCTGATGAAGTTGACAAGCAAATGAGCCAGCAGGGTTCTACCCTCGTGGTCATAAATTCAGTTTGCGGCTGTTCGGCAGGAACTGCTCGCCCAGGCGTTTTAATGGCTGTACATAACAGTGCAAAGAAACCGGACCATCTCACCACAACATTTGCAGGTTTCGACCTCGATGCCGTGAAAAAAATCAGGGAGCATTTATTACCTTACCCGCCATCTTCACCTTCTATTGCTTTGTTCAAAGATGGCCAACTGGTTCATTTTATTGAAAGGCACCAGATTGAAGGACGTTCTGCACAAATGATTGCACACAACCTGATTGCAGCGTTTGAGCAATATTGTTAA
- a CDS encoding Hsp20/alpha crystallin family protein, whose product MTFVKATHPARQFGAILDNLMQEFPAYLGREVSQANTTIPANIVETADGYHLELNAAGRNKEDFKVAIENGLLTIAYDQKEEAKATDLKVVRKEFAINSFKRTFTVDEKIDAANIQAKYENGLLKLYLPKKEAVKAQPQTIAIQ is encoded by the coding sequence ATGACATTCGTAAAAGCAACACATCCCGCTCGCCAGTTTGGCGCCATTCTCGACAACCTGATGCAGGAGTTCCCGGCCTACCTTGGTCGTGAAGTATCCCAGGCAAATACCACTATTCCGGCCAATATTGTGGAAACTGCTGATGGTTACCACCTGGAATTAAACGCCGCCGGAAGAAACAAAGAAGACTTCAAGGTTGCCATAGAGAATGGCCTGCTGACCATCGCGTATGATCAAAAAGAAGAAGCAAAGGCAACCGACCTGAAAGTAGTCAGGAAAGAATTTGCTATAAATTCATTTAAACGCACGTTCACCGTTGACGAGAAAATTGATGCAGCAAATATCCAGGCAAAATATGAAAATGGTCTGCTTAAGCTTTACCTGCCTAAAAAAGAGGCTGTAAAAGCGCAACCACAGACTATTGCCATTCAATAA